The DNA region CCAGAAAATGTCAGAACAAATTCATGAGCAGGTGGTCTTTTGGTAGGAGGGTCTACTAGAAGAGCACCATACAAACCTTTGGCGGTATGAACCATGAGTGGTGGCACATGGCAATGGTAAGGATGAAGGCCCACTGGCCCCGCTTCTATCTGATAGGTTCTTTCTCCAAAAGCCGGGATTGGTTCCCAACCATCTTCCATAGGATCGTGTGTTCCATGAAAATGTAAAGAATGAGGATCGGGACTTGAATTTTTAACATGGATCCGAAGTGTATCTCCTAAGTTGGCACGAAGCACTGGGCCTGGAACTAAACCATCAAATGTCCAAGCAGGATAATTTACATTATGAGCAATATTCATACTCAAAGGAAAAAGATTGAGGTTAAAATCTTTCACTTTCGAGTTCGAATTTTTATAGTTAGGTGGATAGTAAAACCGTTCGGTGTATTCTTCTTTGATGAAAAATGGTGGGTGTGCCATACTTCCATAAGTATTGGTTCCACGTAAACTCCCACCTGCCCCAATCGAATTTTGGTAATTATCACTGACTGTGGGAGTGGTCACCACTCCAAAGTTCACAGCACTTGAAGAATTAGAATCGGAAGGTCCACAAATTTCATCAGAGTTACGAGAATTGAATTTTATGGATCCAAAAAGAGATCCAACAAGTCCCGTAATTCCAAATCC from Leptospira noumeaensis includes:
- a CDS encoding multicopper oxidase domain-containing protein; its protein translation is MDRKSFLTALGFGITGLVGSLFGSIKFNSRNSDEICGPSDSNSSSAVNFGVVTTPTVSDNYQNSIGAGGSLRGTNTYGSMAHPPFFIKEEYTERFYYPPNYKNSNSKVKDFNLNLFPLSMNIAHNVNYPAWTFDGLVPGPVLRANLGDTLRIHVKNSSPDPHSLHFHGTHDPMEDGWEPIPAFGERTYQIEAGPVGLHPYHCHVPPLMVHTAKGLYGALLVDPPTKRPPAHEFVLTFSGWDTKGKGRNDYYTWNGIAGIYDRYPMKVPVGERVRFYIQNMMEREPIITFHLHAQTFDIIRSLGTTVPDGHSDVVSIGQTERVVIEFVLKKKGRYMFHPHQTHMAENGGMGWIVAV